GTTTGCACTTGAAGGGGCGTCAGTTGGTTACCTGAATGGACAAGCCGTTGCGAACTGCTTTAGTGCGTTAGCGAAATGGCATAATGAGTCGATCTGCAAAGAGGCAGGCAACCTGTTAGCTATGCGCATTGCTGCGGACGAAACGATCTTGCGCCAGTTGAACGGCGTGCGCCTCGCGATTTGCATCAATGCGCTGAGCCGCTGGAGCGAAGACGATGTGTGTCGTATGGCGGGCGTTCGGCTGGCAAAGCGAATCTCCGAAGATGGAAATTTGCGGCACAACCTTAACGCGAGGTATCTCGCGGTCTGCCTGGACGCGTTGGCGCAGTGGCCTTCCGATGAAGCATGTCGACGTGCGACAGCACAATTGGCGCGGCGGCTCGCGACTGATGCATCCGTATGCGACCGCCTTACCGCGAAGCATTTCATCAACTGCCTGAGAGCGCTAGGCACGTCGAACGATCAAGCCGCATGCAAAGCAGCCGGCGTGCGGCTTGTAAAACGCCTCGCAAACGACGGTACGTTACTGCAACAACTGGCCGGCGCACGTTACGCGCGTGACTGTCTGGATGCGCTGGCACGTTGGCCTCGCGACGATGCATGCTTTCACACAGCGGCGGACGTCCTGCAACGTAATTGCGATACAGCTTCTCAAGAAGCATCGATCGCGTGATTTTGAAAGGCAATTGACAGCCCATCCGCATCGAGATAAGTCCCGATAGTCTTCGCTGCTTTTCTACTCCAGTCTCAACTCATTACCCGCTTAACAACAACGGAGACTGGACGTGCAAATAACGAAGCTTGCGAGAATCGCGCTGGCCTGTGCGGTCGTTGCGACCGGCATTGCGCCGGCTCTATCGGCTGAGCCGCAAGGCGATGACGGGCCGCCGCTCGAAACCGTCAAGACCTTCGATACGTTCAAGCTAGTCGGCATCGGTGTCTCTCACGAGGGCCGCATTTTCGCGAGCGCGCCCGCCGCGCAGTCCGGCGACAAGCTGGTCGAGGTCAATGCACAAACTGGCGCAGTCACGCCGTATCCCGACGAGGCCTGGAACACGCCCGGCACGGACACGGAGCACGAATGGGCGGTCCCGCAAGCGATGTGGGTCGACAAAGCCGATCGTCTCTGGGTGCTCGATTCCGGGCGCGCGGTGCTGACGGCCGCGGGTCAAGGCGCAAAGCCCAAGCTTGTCGAGTTCGATCTGGGCAGCAACAAGGTGATTCGCAGCTATGGCTTCGACGGCACTGTTGCGCCAACCGATTCGCTCAACGATGTGCGCATCGATCTCGTGCATGGCTACGCGTATCTGACCAACATCGGCAAGCGCGGCAGCCTCGTCGTGCTGAATCTCAAAACCGGCAAATCGCGGCAGGTTCTGGTCGGTGACCGCTCGACGTTTGCGGATCCCGAACAGCACCTCATGATCAACGGGCAGCCGGCGCAAACGAACGACGGCAAGACCGTTGCGATTCACGCCGACGGCATCGCGCTTGCACCGGATGCGAAGTGGCTTTACTACCGGCCGCTAACCGATCACAACTACTGGCGAGTGCCGACCAGCGCGTTAATCGATGCAAAGCTCAGCGCGAGCCAACTGTCGCACAAGGTGCAATATCTCGGCTCGGCTGAGCTGACCGGCGGTTTGATCATGGACCAGCACGGAACGCTTTATGGCGGCGATCTCGAACACAGCACCATCGTCGCGCTCGATATCGATCCTGCTACCCACAAGGTTAAATCGAGGCTTTTTGAGCGCGCACCGGGCAAGCTTTCATGGGCGGACGGATTTGCGATTAGCCAGGGCTATATGTACATCGCAGACTCGCACCTTTGGGAGGTGACGTTCAAGAATCATCTGCCGCGTTCAGGACCGTTTACGATCTTTAAGGTCAAGCTCGGCGGATAGCGCATTCACATTCGCGCGAGAGGTGCGCGTCCCGCCGGAGCAATGCTGCGGAACGCGCGCCATCATTTCAAACGCTGCCGCTAAAGTCAGAACCGATGCTTCATCCCGACCGCAACGACCACCTGCTCGTTGCCCGCTGATGGGGCAAGCGTATAGACGCTCGCGTCGAATGCCGCATTGCCGTTCCCACCGCCGACTCGCTGATAAACCCCTTCCACATAGACATCGGTGCGCGGCGAAAACAGATAGTCGACTTGCGCCATAACCTGATTCCAATGCGGTGAGGCTGACGTGAAGCCCTTGGAGGCTCCGCTAAATTGACCCGTGGTGTACGTGTACGACGCACCAAGGCTAAGGTCAGGCTTCAAGAAATATCGACCATTGACTTCAAAGTTGTCGAACTTCATCGATGTGCCCGCAAGCGCGCCGACGCTTGTGCTGCCGTCCTGCAACAGGCCTGTGATGTTGTCCGTCACTGAGTGCGTCCACACCAGACCAACCGACGACTTGCCGAACTTGTATTGCGCACCGGCGCCATAGATTTGCTGACGACCGCCGGTCGTCAACGCGTCACCATCGCTCGTGCTCGCTGCGCCCGATGCATTGGCGAGCGTCGGGTTGGCCGTGCGGTTGATCTGCAGATATGCCGCCCCGAAACTGAACGGACCATACGCGTAGCTTGCGCCGAAGCTATATGCGCCGTTGTTGGCGAAATTATCGGCTTCGTTCGAGAACGCATACATGGCACCGGCTTTAAAGCCGCCATACGTTGCGCTGCTGAACTTGACCGAATTGTTCAGGCGCAGATCGTTGTTCAGGTTGTCGTTATCGTAGACGTGCGTGGCCAGGTTGCCGCCGAAGCCTGAACCGGTTGCGCTCAACGGCGCGACAAAGTCGACGAGGAAGTCGTATTGCCGGCCGAGCGTCAGCGTACCGTACTGATTCGAGTGAAGGCCGACCCATGCCTGTCGTCCAAACAGATCTCCGCCGTTCTTCAAGGTGCCGTTGGCTACGTTAAAACCGTTCTCGAGCCAGAAGATCGCGCTCAGCCCTCCGCCGAGATCCTCACTGCCGCGCAAACCCCATCGCGACGTAAACACGTTTCCGCTTTGCAACGAAAACGAGCTGCCGCCCGGCGAAGTCGCACTCGAAGGGGTGACGCGTGCGTTGTTCTGATACACAACGCCTGTATCGATGAGGCCAAAAAGCGTCACGCTGCTTTGCGCATGTGCAGCGCCGGCCACAAGCATGGCGGACCCCGCGGCAAGGTATCTCATCTTCAGCAACATTACATCTCGTTTCACTGGTATTTCCCCGGTTGAGTGATCGGCAAATCGCCTTCAAGCGACGTGCGGTATCGTCCGGCATCGCTGCGACGGCGCGAGTGGAATGCTCTATTTCAATCGGAGAAGAAGTTCGTCACGCTGCCTAAACAAACGTTTATCGAGGCGAGTCGAGCAGATGTTTGCGCGGCGAAGCAGCCGGCTTGTTCGAGGAAAAGACCGTTTGAAGATGGCACCGACGGATTGAATGTCGTGCGCGTGCGACAGCAAAAATAGTGATCTCAGCATGCTCGTGTAGCACGCCTTGCGTTTTCCTTGCACCTCTCTCACGAGACCGACGACCGCGATCTGCCATGCCGCACGAAAGCACGGCTCTCGTGCAACCGGCAAAGCGGTTCTCGCACACGTAACACGCGTTTCTCGTGCACGTACATGTTTGCGGACACAACTAACATTTGCCTTAGCTTGCAACGAGAAAGGAATGAAGATGGGTTCGCGGTCCGAAGAGGCATTCGTCAACAAGCGGTCTGGCTGGTCGAGAGAGTTCGATCCGAAGGTCTTCTTTCTCGCACTGGGCACATTCGCGATCGGCACCGACGCGTACGTGATATCCGGCATTCTTGCCGCCGTCGCGCGCGATCTTCACATCGGCGTCAATGCAGCCGGCCAGCTGATCAGCTGGTACTCCTTGACCTATGCCGTCGCGGCTCCGGTACTGGCGGCATTTATCGGTCACCTGAAGAAACGGAATGTGGTTGTAAGCGCGCTCATCCTGTTCGCGGCGGCCAATGCCGTGTGCGCAATCTCAACAAGCTTTGAGATTTTGATCGCGGCGCGCGTGGTCGCCGGCATCGCGAGCAGTCTTTATACGCCGACGGCCTATACGCTTGCGGCTACGCTCGCGGCGCCGGAAAAGAAGAGCAAATCGCTTGCGGTCGTCGCTTTAGGCTTGACGTCGGCGACCGCGCTGGGCGTGCCGATCGGCACGGTGATCGGACAGCACGCCGGCTGGCACGGCACATTCTGGCTGGTCGTTGTACTGTCGCTCGTGGCTCTGGTAGCAATCGTCGCCGCACGCGTATCGTCCGGCGACGGAGCGCTCGCGCCTTCTCCCGGACTGGTCGCGCGATTCGAACCGCTCGCGCATGGTTCGACCTTGCTCGCGCTGTTGCCTGCGGTAGCGATCGGCTCAGCATACTTCTGCACCTACACGTACCTCGGCGCGATTCTCGGCACACATGGCTTTCCCGAACGCCAGATCGCGGCAATCTTCCTCGCGTCCGGCATTGGCGGCGTAGCGGGCAGCTTCGCGGGCGGTCAGCTTGGCGTGCGCTTCAAGCCCATCGTCGTGCTTGTCGTGACATTTATCGTGCTTGGCGCCGATGCCGCTTTGCTGGCCTTTTCGTTGCTGTCGTTCTGGACTGCCGCACTATCGCTACTGATTCTGTCCGGCAGCGGCTGGTTGTTTTTGCCCGTGCAACAGGCGCGGCTTCTGGCGATTGTGGAGCCGCATCATGCGCAAGTCGTGATGGCGTTGAACAACTCGTTTGTCTATCTAGGCTCGGCAGTGGGCACGGCGATCGGCGCCGAATTCATCCGTGCCGGAGCCGGTCTGCCGAATCTGCACTGGGCATCGGCGGCGCTTGCCTGCGTCGCGCTCGTGACGCTTGCGCTCAGCTATTTGCGCAGCGGACAGTGAGCGCGACGCTTCGACAGCTTTGACAGCGATGACAAGTTCGGTGCTCGCGAAAATTGGTGCTCGCGAAAATTGGTGCTCGCAAAAAGCGCGGCGATGCAGAAAGCCGCTCGTCTAGCACGCGGTCGGCGCGACCCGCTCCACTTCCAGGCCGAACAGCGGCCGCAACCGCGTGCCAAGCACGTTGCCGAAAAACGCCGCGACGACCCACACCCAACCGTGCAAGCTGCCCGACACGATGCCGCTGAAATAGGCGCCGATGTTGCAGCCGTACGCGAGGCGCGCGCCATATCCGAGCAGCAGTCCGCCGACGACCGCCGCCAGCAGCGAGCGCAGCGGCACGCGCCACACCGGCGCATAGCGGCCGGCCAGCGCAGCGGCTGCCATCGCGCCGATCACGATGCCGATATCCATGACCGAGGTCACGTCATGCGAAATCGGCGCGGCAAGCGCGGCGGCGTTCGGCTTGCTGGTCCAGTACGCCCAGTGCGCGACGTCGACGCCGAACGCGGACGCTGCCTTGGCGCCCCACAGCGCGAACGCCGATGTAATGCCCCAAGGCCGCCCCGATAGCGCGAGCGTGGCGAAGTTGAGCACTGCGAGTGCGATCGCGCCTGCCACCAGCGGCCACGGGCCGTGCAGCCACGGCGACGTGTGCGGCGGCTGCGTATGAGCTGCAACCAGCCGGCCATGTCTGCGCTTTTCGATCACGACGGTCGCCGCCGCAATCAGCGCAAAGAACGCCCAGTTCAGGATCAATGCCGGCGCTGCGCCGAGCGTCTTGACGAGCGAGATGGCGGGCAATGATGGCAGCGCGGTCCAGAAAGGCATATGCGCGGTCGCGACGACGGATCCGGCAACAAAGGCGATTAGCGTCACGATCATCCGCGTGCTGCCGCCGCCGACCGTGTAAAGCGTGCCGGACGCGCAGCCGCCGCCGAGCTGCATGCCGAGCCCAAATATGAACGCGCCGACGACCACCGATGTGCCCGCCGGCGATACGAGGCCAGTCACCGGATGGCCGAACAGCGTGCCCGACGCGAGCGCGGGAAAGAAGAGTGCGACCCCGACGGCCAGCATCAGCATCTGCGCGCGCAGGCCGGCGCCTCGGCCGTCGGCAATAAATACCCGCCATGCCGACGTAAAGCCGAACGCGGCGTGATACAACGCGATGCCGAGCAGCGCGCCGACTACATACAGCGCCGCCTGTACCGCGCTGACGGTCTGCGCGAGATACAACGCGCCGGCGACGATCAACAGCAAGGCCACGCCGAGCGGACCGGGATCGATATCGGCGCGGCGGGAAAACGTGGAAGCAAGATCGGACATGTCGAGTACGTTTAAAGTCGTGAACTAAACGCATATTTTCTCGCGATTGGCGCAAGCTTGCACGGTGTAAGTTAGTGCGATTTTGAAGCGCCGCGGGCCACCGCTGCTGTAGCCTGTCTGTTTGCATGTGCCGTCCTCGGAGCATCCCTAACTCAAGGAGATCGCGACATGAGCAATGCAAAAACAATCGACATGAAGCTGGAGGTCGTCGTTATTCCCGTATCGGACGTCGACCGCGCGAAGCAGTTCTACGCCAGCCTGGGCTGGAGACTCGACGTCGATATCGCGAAGAGCGATCAGTTTCGTGTGGTGCACTTCACACCGCCCGGTTCACACTGCTCGATCCTGTTCGGCACCGGCGTCACGACAGAGAAACCGGGCTCTCTGCAAGGTCTTCACCTGATCGTCTCGGACGTCGTTGCAGCGCGCGAAGCGCTGGTCGCGCGTGGCGCGGACGTGAGCGAAGTCTTTCACGACGCCGGCGGGCTATTCCACCATGCGGGCGAAGAAGGACGCGTGAGCGGCCTGCATCCCGAGCGCAACAGCTACGGCTCGTTCGCTTCGTTTAGCGATCCCGATGGAAACGGCTGGGTCTTTCAGGAAGTCACGACTCGCCTTCCCGGACGCGTAGACGCAGCAAACATCGCATTCACGTCGCCGCAAGAACTCGCGGCCGCGCTTCGCCGTGCCGCCGCCGCGCATGGCGAGCACGAGAAAAAGACCGGTAAGCATGATGAAAACTGGGCGGACTGGTACGCCGACTATCTCGGGCACGAATCGAACGGATAAGGGCCAGGCGCTAAAAGCTAAGCACCGGGTGCTAACGACCAGAGGCTGATTAACCGTTGGGCGTGAGAGTGTGTGGAGGTCTCGTCATGGAAGCGCCTGCCGATTTTCGAACCAGAACGATGACGCTGAATCACGGAGGCGGCCGCATGCCAGCTGTCGGATTCGGCACCTTGATTGCCGATTCCGCGACGACGCAAAGCGCTACACGCTATGCGATCGAAGCCGGCTATCGGCACTTCGATTGCGCCGAACGCTATCGAAACGAGCGGGAAGTAGGCGAGGCGTTAAAGGCCGGGCTCGCCGCCGGCGGAATCGCACGCGAACAGATTTTCGTGACGTCCAAGCTATGGAATACCAATCATCGTCCCCAGCGTGTCGAGCCAGCCTTCGCTGCAAGCCTTGAAAGGCTTGGGCTCGACTATCTCGATCTTTACCTCATGCACACGCCGTTCGCGTTTCAAGCAGGCGACGAGCAGGATCCGCGCGATGAAAACGGCGATGTGATCTACGACAAAGGCGTGAGCCTGCTCGATACGTGGCAAGCGATGGAGTCGCTTGTCGGCCTCGGGAAATGCCGGGCCATCGGACTCTCCGACATCACATTGAAAGACCTCGCGCCGCTTTACGAATCAGCGCGAATCAAGCCGGCCGTGATCGAGGTCGAGGCTCATCCTTATCTTCCGGAAACGGAGCTCCTGGAATTTTGCAGTGAGCGAAACATCGTGTTTTTGGCCTTTGCGCCGCTCGGTCACGGCATCAGACCCGGACCGCTCGAAGAGCCGGTCATCATGCAAATTGCAGAGCAGGTCGGAAAGACGCCGGCACAAGTGCTGCTCGCCTGGGCGGTGCAACGTGGCACCGCTGTACTCACCACACCTAAAACCGCGGCCCGCGCGCGCGAGAACTTCAATCTCTCCGCCCTTCCCGCCGACGCCTTCGACGCGATCAATCGAATTGAAACGCGGCAAAGGTTCAACGAAGTCGTGAAGACCGGCAGCGGAAGTTTCCTCTCGTAAGCCGGCGGTAGCGAAACCTGAACCGTATCCAAGGGCGCTCAAGCGGCGCGCAGTGCTGCGGCGACGCCCGCATCCCCTCACAGGAGGGCCGTATGAGCGAAGCAGATCAGGACGCCGCGCGCGTGCGCGAGCTCAGTCATTTTATCGACGGTCAGCACGCCAAAGGTGCGAGCGGCCGGTTCGGCAACGTGTTCGATCCAGCGCAAGGCCGGGTAGCGGCCCGCGTGCCGTTCGCGAATGCAGCCGATGTCCGCGCCGCGGTTGCTGCTGCGAAAGCGGCATTTCCCGCGTGGAGCGAAACGCCGCCGCTCAAGCGCGCACGCATGATGTTCAGGTTCAAGCAACTGCTCGACGAGCATATCGATGAAATCGCCACGCTTATTACGCGCGATCACGGCAAGCTGTTTTCGGACGCGCAGGGTGAGGTGCTGCGCGGCATCGAGATTGTCGAATTTGCGTGCGGCATTCCAACTCTGCTCAAGACCGATTTCACCGATCAGGTCTCCGGCGGCATGGATGCCTGGAATCTGCGCCAGCCGCTCGGCGTGGCCGCCGGCGTCACGCCGTTCAATTTCCCGGTGGTGGTGCCGTGCTGGATGTTCGCGATGGCGGCCGCGTGCGGCAATACGTTTGTGCTCAAGCCGTCGGAGCAGACGCCGTCGCCGTCCATTCGCCTTGCGGAGCTGTTTATCGAGGCCGGTTTTCCCAAGGGCGTGTTCAATGTCGTGCATGGCCATAAGGAAACCGTCGATGCGCTGATCGAGCATCCCGATGTCGTCGCGATTTCGTCGGTCACCTCTACACCGGTGGCCGAATACATCCATCGCGAAAGTGCGAAGCACGGCAAGCGTGTGCAATCGCTGGGCAGTGCAAAGAACCATCTGATCGTCATGCCCGACGCCGATCTCGATCTGACCGTCAACGCGATTATCGGCTCGGCGTATGGCTCGGCCGGCGAGCGCTGCATGGCGACGTCGGTCGTGGTCGCCGTTGGCCGCATTGCCGATGAGCTGCTCGAACGCCTCGTGCCGCGCGTGCGTTCGCTCAGGATCGGCGGCGGCCTGGAGCCCGATCTGGACATGGGGCCGCTTGTCACGGCTGCACATCGCACGAAGGTGCTCGGTTATATCGAGGTGGGCGTTGCCGGAGGCGCGAAGCTCGTTGTCGATGGCCGCGGGCTCAACTTTCCCGGACACGAAGCGGGTTTCTTTCTCGGCGGCTCGCTGTTCGACGACGTGAAGCCCAATATGCGCATCTATCGCGAAGAGATTTTCGGGCCGGTGCTATCGGTGGTTCGCGTGCCCGATCTCAAGAGCGCGATCGCACTCGTGAACGCGCATGAACTGGGGAATTGCGTATCGCTTTTCACAACCGACGGCGGCTCGGCGCGCGTATTCTCGCGGCAGATTCAGGTGGGCATGGTGGGCATCAATGTGCCGGCGCCGGTGCCCGTGGCATGGCATTCGTTCGGGGGATGGAAGCGATCGCTGTTCGGCGATCATCACACCTATGGCGAGGAGGCCGTGCGCTTTTACACGCACTACAAGAGCGTGATGCAGCGTTGGCCCGACAGTATTGCCAAAGGTGCGGAGTTCGCAATGCCCGTGGCCAGGTGAGCAACGAGCCTGAACGACCGGTGAAGCATCAGCGCTGTGCGCTCGTGTTTGCACCGGCGTTCACACCGGCACCGGCATCGGCCGATACAGACTGCACAGCCGGTGCCAGGGCATCCGGGTCGTCGATGTTCGGCGCCGCCGCTTTCTCCGCCCGCCAGCGCACGCGCGACTCGTGCATCGTTCTTAGCGCAAGGCGCGCCATCTTCACCCATCCGGATGGGTGCGGGTCCGCCAGCATGCTCAGCGCACGCGCGTAGTCGAGCGTGAGTCCCGGGGTCCATGCCATCGTCGCCGCGCGTTTTCTGACTTGCGCCGCAACCCATAATTCGGGCGTCGCGGCGATATGCAGAAACGGCCTCCAGCCGCGGTCCTTTCCCCACGCGCGCGCCGACGCGCCCTCGATCGCCGCTTCGAGCGCTTTCGCGACCGTGCTCGAGCAGTTGCGGTACGTCAGATTGTAGGTTGTCGTGCGGCGATATTCGGCCCAGAAGCGCTCGAGCCGTTCGGCATCGTAGTTGTGGATGCGCACCTGCCGCGTGGAAGGGCACCAGGCTTTCGATTCGGTTTCGTAGTCGGGCTGGTATACACCGGGCACGTCGTTATCGCGCGTTGCACGCAGAATGCGCGAAAACTCGTCAGGTGACCGATCGATTTCAATCGCCGGGTACAGGCTGATATAAACGCCTTCTGCCGACTCGAGCGCGGCATGGCCGGTTGAGATCGCACCGTTTCGATCGACTGCGGCAA
The genomic region above belongs to Paraburkholderia edwinii and contains:
- a CDS encoding YeeE/YedE family protein; amino-acid sequence: MSDLASTFSRRADIDPGPLGVALLLIVAGALYLAQTVSAVQAALYVVGALLGIALYHAAFGFTSAWRVFIADGRGAGLRAQMLMLAVGVALFFPALASGTLFGHPVTGLVSPAGTSVVVGAFIFGLGMQLGGGCASGTLYTVGGGSTRMIVTLIAFVAGSVVATAHMPFWTALPSLPAISLVKTLGAAPALILNWAFFALIAAATVVIEKRRHGRLVAAHTQPPHTSPWLHGPWPLVAGAIALAVLNFATLALSGRPWGITSAFALWGAKAASAFGVDVAHWAYWTSKPNAAALAAPISHDVTSVMDIGIVIGAMAAAALAGRYAPVWRVPLRSLLAAVVGGLLLGYGARLAYGCNIGAYFSGIVSGSLHGWVWVVAAFFGNVLGTRLRPLFGLEVERVAPTAC
- a CDS encoding L-dopachrome tautomerase-related protein, which translates into the protein MQITKLARIALACAVVATGIAPALSAEPQGDDGPPLETVKTFDTFKLVGIGVSHEGRIFASAPAAQSGDKLVEVNAQTGAVTPYPDEAWNTPGTDTEHEWAVPQAMWVDKADRLWVLDSGRAVLTAAGQGAKPKLVEFDLGSNKVIRSYGFDGTVAPTDSLNDVRIDLVHGYAYLTNIGKRGSLVVLNLKTGKSRQVLVGDRSTFADPEQHLMINGQPAQTNDGKTVAIHADGIALAPDAKWLYYRPLTDHNYWRVPTSALIDAKLSASQLSHKVQYLGSAELTGGLIMDQHGTLYGGDLEHSTIVALDIDPATHKVKSRLFERAPGKLSWADGFAISQGYMYIADSHLWEVTFKNHLPRSGPFTIFKVKLGG
- a CDS encoding VOC family protein, yielding MSNAKTIDMKLEVVVIPVSDVDRAKQFYASLGWRLDVDIAKSDQFRVVHFTPPGSHCSILFGTGVTTEKPGSLQGLHLIVSDVVAAREALVARGADVSEVFHDAGGLFHHAGEEGRVSGLHPERNSYGSFASFSDPDGNGWVFQEVTTRLPGRVDAANIAFTSPQELAAALRRAAAAHGEHEKKTGKHDENWADWYADYLGHESNG
- a CDS encoding MFS transporter, with product MKMGSRSEEAFVNKRSGWSREFDPKVFFLALGTFAIGTDAYVISGILAAVARDLHIGVNAAGQLISWYSLTYAVAAPVLAAFIGHLKKRNVVVSALILFAAANAVCAISTSFEILIAARVVAGIASSLYTPTAYTLAATLAAPEKKSKSLAVVALGLTSATALGVPIGTVIGQHAGWHGTFWLVVVLSLVALVAIVAARVSSGDGALAPSPGLVARFEPLAHGSTLLALLPAVAIGSAYFCTYTYLGAILGTHGFPERQIAAIFLASGIGGVAGSFAGGQLGVRFKPIVVLVVTFIVLGADAALLAFSLLSFWTAALSLLILSGSGWLFLPVQQARLLAIVEPHHAQVVMALNNSFVYLGSAVGTAIGAEFIRAGAGLPNLHWASAALACVALVTLALSYLRSGQ
- a CDS encoding aldo/keto reductase, whose protein sequence is MPAVGFGTLIADSATTQSATRYAIEAGYRHFDCAERYRNEREVGEALKAGLAAGGIAREQIFVTSKLWNTNHRPQRVEPAFAASLERLGLDYLDLYLMHTPFAFQAGDEQDPRDENGDVIYDKGVSLLDTWQAMESLVGLGKCRAIGLSDITLKDLAPLYESARIKPAVIEVEAHPYLPETELLEFCSERNIVFLAFAPLGHGIRPGPLEEPVIMQIAEQVGKTPAQVLLAWAVQRGTAVLTTPKTAARARENFNLSALPADAFDAINRIETRQRFNEVVKTGSGSFLS
- a CDS encoding CoA-acylating methylmalonate-semialdehyde dehydrogenase → MSEADQDAARVRELSHFIDGQHAKGASGRFGNVFDPAQGRVAARVPFANAADVRAAVAAAKAAFPAWSETPPLKRARMMFRFKQLLDEHIDEIATLITRDHGKLFSDAQGEVLRGIEIVEFACGIPTLLKTDFTDQVSGGMDAWNLRQPLGVAAGVTPFNFPVVVPCWMFAMAAACGNTFVLKPSEQTPSPSIRLAELFIEAGFPKGVFNVVHGHKETVDALIEHPDVVAISSVTSTPVAEYIHRESAKHGKRVQSLGSAKNHLIVMPDADLDLTVNAIIGSAYGSAGERCMATSVVVAVGRIADELLERLVPRVRSLRIGGGLEPDLDMGPLVTAAHRTKVLGYIEVGVAGGAKLVVDGRGLNFPGHEAGFFLGGSLFDDVKPNMRIYREEIFGPVLSVVRVPDLKSAIALVNAHELGNCVSLFTTDGGSARVFSRQIQVGMVGINVPAPVPVAWHSFGGWKRSLFGDHHTYGEEAVRFYTHYKSVMQRWPDSIAKGAEFAMPVAR
- a CDS encoding porin; protein product: MLLKMRYLAAGSAMLVAGAAHAQSSVTLFGLIDTGVVYQNNARVTPSSATSPGGSSFSLQSGNVFTSRWGLRGSEDLGGGLSAIFWLENGFNVANGTLKNGGDLFGRQAWVGLHSNQYGTLTLGRQYDFLVDFVAPLSATGSGFGGNLATHVYDNDNLNNDLRLNNSVKFSSATYGGFKAGAMYAFSNEADNFANNGAYSFGASYAYGPFSFGAAYLQINRTANPTLANASGAASTSDGDALTTGGRQQIYGAGAQYKFGKSSVGLVWTHSVTDNITGLLQDGSTSVGALAGTSMKFDNFEVNGRYFLKPDLSLGASYTYTTGQFSGASKGFTSASPHWNQVMAQVDYLFSPRTDVYVEGVYQRVGGGNGNAAFDASVYTLAPSAGNEQVVVAVGMKHRF